From a region of the Lactuca sativa cultivar Salinas chromosome 4, Lsat_Salinas_v11, whole genome shotgun sequence genome:
- the LOC111915818 gene encoding heat shock 70 kDa protein 15-like has product MSVVGFDLGNESCVVAVARQRGIDVVLNDESKRETPALVCFGDKQRFLGTAGAATSMMNPKNTISQIKRLIGRPFSDPELQQDLKPLPFSVTEGPDGFPLINARYLGETKSFTPTQVMGMVFSNMKTIAEKNLNAAVVDCCIGVPIYFTDLQRRVVMDAATIAGLHPLRLMHETTATALAYGIYKTDLPENEQLNVAFIDIGHASMQVCSEAQCPLVQYITRELLTCLIMEHVMRFASPEYAPVRSDSVVGELKLSEPTDVILLEITRIEMLAVTGIPKIEKLEIEGKAFHKNLYAVRCNYSGGKEGETERIIKHMINLFGLVLSVAPSPAPALPPSFSSIMQRFKSY; this is encoded by the exons ATGAGCGTAGTTGGATTTGATCTTGGGAATGAGAGTTGTGTTGTGGCAGTTGCCAGACAAAGGGGAATTGATGTTGTTCTTAATGATGAGTCAAAACGTGAGACTCCTGCTCTTGTGTGTTTTGGTGATAAACAGCGTTTTCTTGGAACAGCCGGTGCTGCAACCAGTATGATGAACCCAAAAAACACCATTTCCCAAATTAAGCGGTTAATAGGGCGTCCTTTTTCTGATCCTGAATTGCAACAAGATCTCAAGCCTTTGCCTTTTTCAGTTACTGAGGGACCCGATGGTTTCCCATTGATCAATGCAAGGTATCTTGGGGAAACAAAGTCATTCACCCCAACACAAGTTATGGGAATGGTTTTCTCAAACATGAAGACAATAGCTGAAAAGAATTTGAATGCAGCAGTTGTGGATTGCTGTATTGGGGTACCTATCTACTTCACTGATCTTCAAAGAAGAGTTGTAATGGATGCAGCTACTATTGCCGGTTTGCATCCTCTACGGTTGATGCATGAGACAACAGCCACTGCTTTAGCTTATGGAATATACAAAACTGACTTACCTGAAAATGAGCAGCTCAATGTAGCCTTCATTGACATTGGACATGCTAGCATGCAGGTATGCAGTGAAGCTCAATGCCCTTTAGTTCAATACATTACACGAGAGCTTTTAACATGCTTAATAATGGAACATGTAATGAGATTCGCAAGCCCCGA GTATGCACCTGTTCGTAGCGATTCGGTTGTTGGTGAGCTGAAGTTGTCAGAGCCAACTGATGTAATTCTCCTAG AGATTACAAGAATTGAGATGCTTGCGGTTACTG GAATTCCTAAAATAGAGAAGCTAGAAATTGAAGGGAAAGCTTTCCATAAAAACTTATATGCAGTTCGTTGTAATTATAGTGGAGGAAAAGAGG gTGAAACAGAAAGGATCATCAAACATATGATCAACCTATTTGGGCTAGTATTATCTGTGGCTCCTTCTCCTGCTCCTGCTCTTCCCCCATCATTTTCTTCCATTATGCAAAGATTTAAATCTTACTAG